The window GAATGAATGGCGTAAAGGTAAATTAGTGCCTGGTCAGTTGCTAAGGCCCTTACCACGATTTCATTGACTGATGAAGGCAATCAGCTGCGTCATTAATCTTGTTAACTATTTAAATTAATTCCTCAACGGTAACTAGAGAATGACTCAGCATGGGAAATAAacgaaggggggaggaggaagcctCTTTGTGGACAGTGCAGTCCTGCCCTAATCTGTTTATTTTGATTGTCCTGATATAACGTTGCAACTCCCCCTTGCATAACAGCAATTCAAGGGGCCGTGGAGTGGCCATGAATCCTGTTTTTCAGGATGCCCTTCAAAACGGGTAGGAGAGACGGGAATACATCGCGTTGATCATTAATATGCTTTGCCTAGGTGGTAGATCACTATGAGAACCCAAGAAATGTTGGGTCCTTGGACAAGAACTCCAGGAAAGTGGGGACAGGTTTGGTGGGTGCCCCTGCCTGTGGTGATGTGATGAAGCTCCAGGTACGTGTGACCTCACTCTCGACTAGCCTGGTGTCTGGTTTGTGGTCAGAGTATTTCTTTGACTTTGGCTGAAATTGCTGACTCATTCTGAGATGGCAAATCCACTGCGTATGCTTGAGTTCACCCAGACGGATGAAGACATTTATCACCCATACACACAGGTCTTCTATAAAATAGCTCTCCTCTAATTGTCAGATTGAGGTGGACGACCAGGGGAAGATTGTGGATGCTAGGTTCAAGACGTTCGGCTGTGGCTCTGCCATTGCCTCCAGCTCCCTGGCGACGGAGTGGGTGAAGGGTAAATCTGTGAGTAAACACATTTCCCTTCcttcttcacttcctgtttgggtgTTCTGGTCCAGAGTTTGTTGAATGTTTTGGATCCAAAATCACTTCCACTGCCTTGTTTCCACCCGCCCTCTTCTTACTTCTGTGCTATGATGCTAGAATGGACCCCAAGCAATGGAATTAAAGTGTTTTGTTCTCCTTATGTTAGGTTGATGAAGCCCTGACGATTAAGAACACGGATATCGCTAAGGAGCTCAGTCTTCCTCCAGTCAAGCTCCACTGTTCTAGTGAGTCCACGTGTCAGCCTGACATCTGGTGCATTCTATTGAGCCCAGGGCATTCTATTGAGCCCAGGGCATTCTATTGAGCCCAGGGCATTCTATTTAGCATTGGCCATTTTATTTAGCCTAGCATAATCTATTTAGTCCTGTGCATTCTATTTACCCTAGTGCATTCTACTAGATTCTTCAAGAATACTTTGTGGCACCTTCACCATTCCGTTGCTGACCTCTCCCTTtgacctttcccctcccccttcccacccagtgCTGGCTGAAGATGCCATCAAGGCCGCCCTGGCAGACTACCGTCTCAAACAGAAGGACGACCAGAAGGAGGCCATCAAAGCCAGCAACTAGAgcctttcctcctcctgtcctggaCATCTCCTCAACTTCCTGTATTATATCTCTACTTCCTGTATGCTACTACAGGGGACATGGATTCCCCCTACATCACCTCCAGTATAGCTAATGCCGGGGCACCCCCAGAGTCCAGGACACCCTCAGTCCTACTTAGACAAGGCTTCACCAGGCCCTGTTACAGAGACCCTTTCTCTAGCCTGTCACTTAACGCACAACGTAAACACGGATGGGTGTGATTGGTACAATTTCAGCCTTATTTGCAGTGAGAAATATAAATCCGAGCGTAGGTGAGTTAGACATGGTGTATTGTTCTTTTTACAGTATTGGATATTTGTCATGAAGTGGTGATGCTTGAAACAGAGTTCGAGTTATTGATCATGACCTTTTTAAGGTTGTCTGTCCAATCAACGTCCATGAAGCTTATTGTTTTGAAGATAATTATGGAATGCTATGCAGTGTATGTCAGATGCTTGCAAACTATCCAAAGGTTTATTGATTTGTTTGTGGTAGTTTTTCAGACATGCTTCCTGATCATATCTCAATAAAATATATTCAGTAACACGATGTTGTTGCTTTTTTTTATGCAGTGTACTGCATGTATATACTATAATGTGAGAAATTAGGGATGAAGTGAGGGATTTTAGGGCAACAATTGTTTTGCGATTAGCCCAAGAACTGGGTACTGTGCAAAGTTGTACTTTTTCAAGTGTCTGTTTCAGAACCCAAGGACGTGCGGTGCCACGTAACACGTTTGGATAAGCACTTAGAGCGTTTCTGTTCAGGCACAGTTATGTTATGAAAGCGCTGTTCTATAATTGGCCACTAGGTGGCATTGTTACCATGGTATGCCAAGCCTACCAAGACATGGCTTATCGAGCCAAAGCAAAGTTTTCATCTTGTTTTCCACTTACAcaatatttgtgtgtgcatttttcatttatttaggTGCAGCCCTATATCCACCAAACGCACTTGGCAGCCACTGAACatgaaatacaaaaatatactTTAAACCGGTGAGgtataattgtat of the Osmerus eperlanus chromosome 14, fOsmEpe2.1, whole genome shotgun sequence genome contains:
- the LOC134034062 gene encoding iron-sulfur cluster assembly scaffold protein IscU-like, producing MNMAGTMAKKCIAPLVLVNRRLSAPEFIIQSSYHKKVVDHYENPRNVGSLDKNSRKVGTGLVGAPACGDVMKLQIEVDDQGKIVDARFKTFGCGSAIASSSLATEWVKGKSVDEALTIKNTDIAKELSLPPVKLHCSMLAEDAIKAALADYRLKQKDDQKEAIKASN